The segment CGTGCACGACTTCTCACGCATCGCCGAGGGCCTGGCGGCCACCCGGGCCGCGGCGCCGGACCAGGGCGCCGAGTGAGCACCACGGTCCGCGCGGCCGCGAAGATCAACCTCCACCTCGGGGTCGGCGCGCCCCGCGAGGACGGCTTCCACCCGCTCGACACGGTCTACCAGGCCATCTCGCTCTACGACGACGTCACCGTCTCCGACGCCGGCGAGGACACGATCGCCGTGTCCGGCACTCCCCACATCGACGTGTCCGGCGTGCCGACCGACGCCACCAACATCGCTGTGCGCGCCCTCGCCGAGGCGCCGTGCGGGGGGCCGCACCACGTCCAGATCACCAAGCAGATCCCCGTCGCAGGCGGGATGGCGGGTGGCTCCGCCGACGGCGCGGCCGCCCTGCTCGCGCACGACCGGCTGCACGACCTGGGCCAGCCGGACGACGTGCTCCTCGCGCAGGCCGCCCGGCTCGGCAGCGACGTCCCGTTCTCGCTCGTGGGAGGTACGGCGCGGGGCCGGGGCCGCGGCGAGGTCGTCGAGCCGATCGTCGACCACGGCACGTGGTGGTGGGTCGTCGTGCCGGCCGCCGTCGGGCTCTCGACGCCGGAGGTCTACCGCCACTTCGACCGGCTGCACCCCGACGCCCCGGCGCAGCCCGCCGAGCCGACGGAGCTGCTGGCCGCGCTGGCGAGCGGCGAGCCCGTCCGGCTGGCGCGCGCGCTCCACAACGACCTGCAGGAGCCGGCCATCGACCTGCGACCCGAGCTCGGCGACCTGATCGCGCTCGGGGAGGCCGAGGGTGCCCTCCGCGGCATGGTGAGCGGCTCGGGCCCGACCTGCGTCTTCCTCTGCGACTCCCAGGTCGGCTCCATGGAGGTGGTCACCGCCCTGTCGGCGTCGTACGA is part of the Nocardioides cavernae genome and harbors:
- a CDS encoding 4-(cytidine 5'-diphospho)-2-C-methyl-D-erythritol kinase — protein: MSTTVRAAAKINLHLGVGAPREDGFHPLDTVYQAISLYDDVTVSDAGEDTIAVSGTPHIDVSGVPTDATNIAVRALAEAPCGGPHHVQITKQIPVAGGMAGGSADGAAALLAHDRLHDLGQPDDVLLAQAARLGSDVPFSLVGGTARGRGRGEVVEPIVDHGTWWWVVVPAAVGLSTPEVYRHFDRLHPDAPAQPAEPTELLAALASGEPVRLARALHNDLQEPAIDLRPELGDLIALGEAEGALRGMVSGSGPTCVFLCDSQVGSMEVVTALSASYDVVLSAIGPVAGAHVVSTREAEWDLR